A single Aythya fuligula isolate bAytFul2 chromosome 33, bAytFul2.pri, whole genome shotgun sequence DNA region contains:
- the LOC116500247 gene encoding zinc finger protein 595-like — protein MATAHPAEEPVTFVEVAVYFSREEWELLHPAQRVLYRDVMLETYESITSLGLLPSPKPVVISQLEEGEDPWIPDLHGVEDVTGDLSPAGDRITKAAETLQKGGVAQRQLNAVSVGKTRRGVQKGLEHGKHLKKPLQTHPGNGARKPLDGSKGQKEAKELTMKQGCQKKLENQCDECGKIFKRHSYLLKHRRIHTGDKPYKCTECGKSYLTSSSLVIHQRIHTGERPYKCLECEKSFRSSSELAYHHHVHRGEKPHKCPDCEKSFIKSCELKLHKRIHNGERPYKCPECGKSFQSRSGLKWHKGTHTGERPYKCPDCGKGFIRISELKLHKGTHTEERPYKCPECGKGFITSFVLSIHKQIHTGERPHKCPECDKSYKRRVNLIYHQHFHTGEKPYKCPECGKGFISSFLLNFHKRIHAGERPYKCSQCEKSFLSISGLKWHKWIHTGERPYKCPDCEKSFLSSSGLKLHKRIHTGERPYKCPDCGKVFSRTSSLKLHKRIHTEERPYKCPECEKSFKTSSDFKLHKRTHTGERPYKCPECGKDFIRNFLLKLHKLIHTGERPYKCSQCEKSYRRREGLIYHQRFHTGEKPYKCPECGESFKASSGLNAHKWIHTGERPYKCSQCEKSFLSSSGLKWHKGTHTGERPYKCPDCAKAFKSSSELRSHKRIHKGEKL, from the exons ATGGCCACGGCACATCCAGCTGAG GAACCCGTGACCTTCGTGGAGGTGGCGGTGTATTTCAGCAGGGAGgagtgggagctgctgcatccTGCACAGCGAGTGCTCTACCGGGACGTGATGCTGGAGACGTATGAGTCCATAACTTCACTGG GACTACTTCCATCCCCCAAACCTGTGGTGATCTCCCAGCTTGAAGAAGGGGAAGATCCCTGGATCCCAGATCTGCATGGCGTGGAGGATGTGACAGGAGACCTCAGCCCAG CAGGTGACAGGATCACAAAAGCAGCGGAGACTCTTCAGAAAGGTGGCGTGGCCCAAAGGCAGCTGAATGCTGTCTCTGTGGGAAAAACCAGAAGGGGCGTGCAAAAGGGCCTGGAGCATGGAAAGCATCTCAAGAAGCCACTGCAAACCCATCCAGGAAATGGAGCTCGGAAGCCCCTAGATGGCAGCAAAGGTCAAAAGGAGGCTAAAGAACTGACAATGAAGCAAGGCTGCCAGAAGAAATTGGAGAACCAATGTGACGAGTGtggaaaaatctttaaaaggcATTCCTATCTTCTTAAGCACCGTCGCATCCACACAGGAGACAAACCCTACAAGTGCACTGAGTGTGGGAAGAGCTACCTAACAAGTTCCAGTCTTGTTATACACCAGCGGATTCACACAGGAGAGAGACCCTACAAGTGCTTGGAGTGTGAGAAGAGCTTCAGAAGCAGCTCTGAACTCGCCTACCATCATCATGTTCACAGAGGAGAGAAACCTCACAAGTGCCCTGATTGTGAGAAGAGCTTCATAAAGAGTTGTGAACTCAAATTGCACAAACGGATCCACAACGGAGAGAGACCCTACAAGTGTCCTGAGTGTGGGAAGAGCTTCCAGTCGAGATCTGGACTCAAATGGCACAAAGGGACCCACACAGGAGAGAGACCGTACAAGTGCCCTGATTGTGGGAAGGGCTTCATAAGGATTTCTGAACTCAAATTGCACAAAGGGACCCACACGGAAGAGAGACCCTACAAGTGTCCCGAGTGTGGGAAGGGCTTCATAACGAGTTTTGTACTCAGTATACACAAACAGATCCACACAGGAGAGAGACCTCACAAGTGCCCTGAGTGTGACAAGAGCTACAAAAGAAGGGTAAATCTCATCTACCACCAGCACTTTCACACAGGAGAGAAGCCCTACAAATGCCCTGAGTGTGGGAAAGGCTTCATAAGTAGTTTTCTACTCAATTTTCACAAACGGATCCACGCAGGAGAGAGACCCTACAAGTGCTCACAGTGTGAGAAGAGCTTCCTCTCGATTTCTGGACTCAAATGGCACAAATGGATCCACACAGGAGAGAGACCCTACAAGTGCCCTGATTGTGAGAAGAGCTTCCTCTCAAGTTCTGGGCTCAAATTGCACAAACGGATCCACACAGGAGAGAGACCCTACAAGTGCCCTGATTGTGGGAAGGTCTTCAGCAGGACTTCTTCACTCAAGTTGCACAAACGAATCCACACGGAAGAGAGACCCTACAAGTGCCCTGAGTGTGAGAAGAGCTTCAAAACAAGTTCTGACTTCAAATTGCACAAACGGACCCACACAGGAGAGAGACCCTACAAGTGTCCTGAGTGTGGGAAGGACTTCATAAGGAATTTTCTACTCAAATTGCACAAACTGATCCACACAGGAGAGAGACCCTACAAGTGCTCACAGTGTGAGAAGAGCTACAGAAGAAGAGAAGGTCTCATCTACCACCAGCGCTTTCACACAGGAGAGAAGCCCTACAAATGCCCTGAGTGTGGGGAGAGCTTCAAAGCGAGTTCTGGACTCAATGCGCACAAATGGATCCACACAGGAGAGAGACCCTACAAGTGCTCGCAGTGTGAGAAGAGCTTCCTCTCGAGTTCTGGACTCAAATGGCACAAAGGGACCCACACAGGAGAGAGACCATACAAGTGTCCTGACTGTGCAAaggccttcaaaagcagttctGAACTTAGATCACACAAGCGTATCCACAAAGGAGAGAAGCTGTAG
- the LOC116500268 gene encoding antigen-presenting glycoprotein CD1d-like, which translates to MHEMAAYVQAEYPVVFQLHTGCELHPNGTSRAFAKIGEGGRDLVEYEAGRRYWAVQQSTLLAKLVGKSLNGMMAVTEMVEHLLYKTCPSHVRALCRYGKADLERQETPTATVFARKAGPAQLLLVCRITGFYPRSISVAWLRDGHEVPPGPALNTSAVLPNADLTYQVYSGLTVAPHDGHSYACRVRHRSLGTRSLLIPWENRIVTPAVIIVIVVLVLAVAIAIGAAWWWRYRKGAVSRQDPRESLI; encoded by the exons ATGTGCAGGCGGAAT ACCCTGTGGTGTTCCAGCTCCATACAGGCTGTGAGCTTCACCCCAATGGGACGAGCCGCGCCTTCGCCAAAATTGGGGAGGGCGGCAGAGACCTGGTAGAGTATGAGGCGGGGAGAAGGTACTGGGCTGTCCAGCAGTCGACCCTGCTGGCCAAGCTGGTGGGCAAGTCCCTCAATGGGATGATGGCTGTCACAGAAATGGTGGAGCACCTCCTTTACAAAACCTGCCCGAGCCACGTCCGTGCCCTGTGCAGGTATGGGAAGGCAGACCTGGAAAGACAAG AGACGCCCACTGCCACCGTCTTTGCCCGCAAAGCtggcccagcccagctcctgctggtttGCCGCATCACCGGCTTCTACCCACGGTCCATCAGCGTGGCCTGGCTGCGGGACGGCCACGAGGTGCCACCGGGCCCGGCCCTGAACACCAGCGCTGTCCTGCCCAACGCCGACCTCACCTACCAGGTCTACAGCGGCCTGACCGTGGCCCCCCATGATGGGCACAGCTACGCCTGCCGCGTTCGCCACCGCAGCCTGGGCACCCGCAGCCTCCTCATCCCCTGGG AAAACCGCATTGTGACTCCCGCCGTCATCATTGTTATCGTGGTGCTGGTCCTTGCTGTTGCCATTGCCATTGGTGCTGCTTGGTGGTGGAGGTACAG GAAAGGTGCCGTGTCCAGGCAGGATCCCCGGGAATCCCTCATCTGA